A single window of Archangium gephyra DNA harbors:
- a CDS encoding glycine cleavage system protein R, which produces MPQLIVTAVGPDRPGLVADLTQHVYDVGASLADSRMVNLRGHFALLALIEGSPESLASLRRKLESDGTKMGLRLEMYEADAATARVPGGIPYRLKVYSNDQPGIAARVTALLRQHSVNVEELETRIESAPFAGTPLFVLEGVITLPSGTSVRKMREELATLGEKIGCDIDLDTI; this is translated from the coding sequence ATGCCTCAGCTCATCGTCACCGCGGTCGGTCCCGATCGCCCTGGACTCGTCGCCGATCTCACCCAGCACGTGTATGACGTCGGCGCCAGCCTCGCCGACAGCCGCATGGTCAATCTGCGCGGCCACTTCGCCCTGCTGGCCCTCATCGAGGGCTCCCCCGAGTCGCTCGCCTCGCTCCGGCGCAAGCTCGAGAGCGACGGCACCAAGATGGGGCTCCGCCTCGAGATGTATGAGGCGGACGCCGCCACCGCCCGTGTCCCCGGCGGCATTCCCTACCGGCTCAAGGTCTACAGCAACGATCAGCCTGGCATCGCCGCCCGCGTGACCGCCCTCCTCCGCCAGCACTCCGTCAATGTCGAGGAGTTGGAGACGCGGATCGAGTCGGCCCCCTTCGCGGGGACGCCGCTCTTCGTCCTCGAGGGCGTCATCACCCTTCCGTCAGGCACGAGCGTCCGCAAGATGCGTGAGGAGTTGGCGACGCTCGGCGAGAAGATCGGCTGCGACATCGATCTCGACACCATCTGA
- a CDS encoding alpha/beta hydrolase, whose translation MSALCWAIPAAAVADTAITFGTRTALRSEVLGEERPLWVSLPERYADSPSTRYPVLYVLDGESHFLHVATLVQFLARHGNLPEMIVVGVPNTDDRVRDFTPPPLKTERIGDGRLLSEASPTAGGADRFLRFLTEELVPDMDARYRTQPYRVLVGHSLGGLFAVHALVHKPESFHAYLAIEPSLHWNSGELARRAPEVFSHLSAPARGLYVIESVYEAGISGQYVRAFAKALRQRKLPALTWRYDEVGGEDHSSIPHRGTYDGLRFFFSGWKPAEKLRATGDLAQLEAHYAGLTRRVGYPVQLPEQLLNRLGYRLLQEKRISEALVAFERNVALYSDSANAYDSLGEGLEAAGRLQESLASYERALALAREHENPDVPLFQKGVDRLRARLAAQPPAR comes from the coding sequence TTGTCCGCTCTCTGCTGGGCCATCCCCGCGGCCGCGGTGGCTGACACCGCGATCACCTTTGGAACCCGGACCGCCCTGCGCTCCGAGGTACTGGGAGAGGAGAGGCCGCTGTGGGTCTCCCTGCCCGAGCGCTATGCGGATTCTCCCAGCACGCGCTACCCCGTGCTCTACGTGCTGGATGGTGAGTCGCACTTCCTCCACGTCGCCACCCTGGTGCAGTTCCTCGCGAGGCACGGGAACCTCCCTGAAATGATTGTCGTCGGCGTACCCAACACGGACGACCGCGTTCGTGACTTCACGCCGCCACCGTTGAAGACGGAGCGCATCGGCGACGGCCGGCTCCTGTCCGAAGCCTCGCCCACTGCGGGGGGCGCGGACCGGTTCCTGCGCTTCCTCACCGAGGAGCTCGTTCCGGACATGGACGCGCGCTACCGCACGCAGCCCTACCGCGTCCTGGTGGGCCACTCCCTCGGCGGCCTCTTCGCGGTGCATGCCCTCGTCCACAAACCCGAGAGCTTCCACGCGTACCTCGCCATCGAGCCGTCGCTGCACTGGAATAGCGGTGAGCTCGCCCGCCGCGCACCCGAAGTCTTCTCGCACCTCTCCGCTCCGGCTCGCGGGCTGTATGTGATTGAGAGTGTCTACGAGGCCGGGATCTCCGGCCAGTACGTCCGCGCGTTCGCCAAGGCGCTGCGCCAGCGCAAGCTCCCGGCGCTCACGTGGCGCTACGACGAAGTGGGTGGCGAAGACCACAGCAGCATCCCGCACCGCGGGACGTATGACGGCCTCAGGTTCTTCTTCAGCGGCTGGAAGCCGGCCGAGAAGCTCCGGGCCACCGGCGACCTCGCGCAGCTGGAGGCGCACTACGCGGGGCTGACCAGGCGCGTGGGCTACCCGGTGCAACTCCCGGAACAGCTGCTCAACCGGTTGGGCTACAGACTCCTGCAGGAGAAGCGCATCTCCGAGGCGCTCGTCGCCTTCGAGCGCAACGTCGCGCTCTACTCCGACTCCGCCAACGCGTACGACAGCCTGGGTGAGGGGCTGGAGGCGGCGGGCCGGCTCCAGGAGTCGCTCGCGAGCTACGAGCGTGCCCTCGCGCTCGCCCGTGAGCACGAGAATCCCGATGTGCCCTTGTTCCAGAAGGGGGTGGACCGGCTGCGCGCGCGGCTCGCCGCGCAGCCGCCTGCCCGCTGA
- a CDS encoding DUF4340 domain-containing protein has product MNAQQKNLVTLLAAALVAGGLGLYAYFGVMQPEQKENQRKEAEEKVFALNTPGETGTDKGAPPEPVFTWLSVEVPQGKTVMELKDNTWRITSPISARADKTEVSNLLSQLSAAKFKATLEEKPTDADLERYGLKQPRGTVTARAYVPDAQGGGAEEPSRQRSTTIYLGVENNFDGSVYVRREGDPRVYSAQGGLRIVLLKHTNEWRDRVVFPVEESSLLRIEAKARRNAFTLERATTEKPWKLVQPVELRAASEQVKKVVSALEGYRALAFPEPEQEQKVRQALEKPLVQATFVRKFGGPVRVRITELELDGMKQVFALSEWDAESVLSQVDSLALNVLDLEPKDFKDRKALAFAVRDVARIVIHPATPSGDTISLVQAPDTGKWEVASPLVGNAKQFKVASLLGSLEKLEAAALGESNPKNWGKYGIGTTGRGVTLQDAQGQEVARLRLGTEVKGNPRRLWARGSSEDVLEVDKSAIDALPLALTDLMDGAPAAAGTP; this is encoded by the coding sequence GTGAACGCCCAACAGAAGAACCTCGTCACGTTGCTCGCCGCCGCCCTGGTGGCCGGTGGGCTCGGTCTCTATGCGTACTTCGGCGTGATGCAGCCGGAGCAGAAGGAGAACCAGCGCAAGGAGGCGGAGGAGAAGGTCTTCGCCCTCAACACCCCCGGCGAGACCGGCACCGACAAGGGCGCCCCGCCCGAGCCCGTCTTCACCTGGCTCTCCGTCGAGGTGCCCCAGGGCAAGACGGTGATGGAGCTGAAGGACAACACCTGGCGCATCACCTCGCCCATCTCCGCGCGGGCGGACAAGACGGAGGTGAGCAATCTGCTCAGCCAGCTGTCCGCCGCGAAGTTCAAGGCCACCCTCGAGGAGAAGCCCACCGACGCGGACCTGGAGCGCTACGGGCTGAAGCAGCCCCGCGGCACCGTGACGGCTCGCGCCTACGTGCCGGACGCCCAGGGCGGCGGCGCGGAGGAGCCCTCGCGCCAGCGCTCGACGACCATCTATCTGGGTGTCGAGAACAACTTCGACGGCTCGGTGTACGTGCGCCGCGAGGGAGACCCGCGCGTGTACTCCGCCCAGGGCGGGCTCCGCATCGTGCTGCTCAAGCACACCAACGAGTGGCGGGACCGGGTGGTCTTCCCCGTGGAGGAGTCCTCGCTCTTGCGCATCGAGGCGAAGGCCCGCAGGAACGCCTTCACCCTGGAGCGCGCCACCACCGAGAAGCCGTGGAAGCTGGTGCAGCCGGTGGAGCTGCGCGCGGCCTCCGAGCAGGTGAAGAAGGTGGTGTCGGCGCTCGAGGGGTACCGCGCCCTCGCCTTCCCCGAGCCGGAGCAGGAGCAGAAGGTGCGTCAGGCCCTGGAGAAGCCGCTGGTGCAGGCGACCTTCGTGCGCAAGTTCGGCGGACCGGTGCGCGTGCGCATCACCGAGCTGGAGCTGGACGGCATGAAGCAGGTCTTCGCCCTGTCCGAGTGGGACGCCGAGTCCGTTCTCTCCCAGGTGGACTCGCTCGCCCTGAACGTGCTGGACCTCGAGCCCAAGGACTTCAAGGACCGCAAGGCGCTCGCCTTCGCCGTCCGCGACGTGGCCCGCATCGTCATCCACCCGGCCACGCCCAGTGGCGACACCATCTCCCTCGTGCAGGCCCCGGACACCGGCAAGTGGGAGGTGGCAAGCCCCCTGGTGGGCAACGCCAAACAGTTCAAGGTGGCCTCGCTGCTGGGCTCGCTGGAGAAGCTCGAGGCGGCGGCGCTCGGCGAGTCCAACCCGAAGAACTGGGGGAAATATGGCATCGGCACCACTGGCCGCGGGGTGACGCTGCAGGACGCCCAGGGCCAGGAGGTGGCCCGGCTGCGGCTCGGCACCGAGGTGAAGGGCAACCCGCGGCGCCTGTGGGCCCGCGGCTCGTCCGAGGACGTGCTCGAGGTGGACAAGTCCGCCATCGACGCGCTGCCCCTGGCCCTCACGGACCTCATGGACGGAGCGCCCGCCGCGGCCGGCACTCCCTGA
- a CDS encoding ABC transporter permease: MRTALAIARKELSIYFTTPWAYAVFTAMLAVSSFFFVNSLYDFQRAQEMARTYGWDRIPQEFRNLTDGVMVPFWSTVVMITLFVVPFLSMRLFAEEKRNKTFELLMTAPVRPVEIVLGKYLGGLGIITTTLGLTIFFPVLLTVFGQADSGSALEWGTVLLGYGGLLLWGATCMAVGMFISSLTESQMVAALVTFAVLLPWMLLQGLAQATEEPVRSFINYLSFGAQLQGLMRGVLDLKALVFFFSVIFFSLLLSHRTVEAQRWA; this comes from the coding sequence ATGCGCACCGCGCTGGCCATCGCCCGCAAAGAGCTGTCCATCTACTTCACCACGCCGTGGGCCTACGCCGTCTTCACGGCGATGCTGGCCGTCTCGTCGTTCTTCTTCGTCAACTCCCTCTACGACTTCCAGCGCGCCCAGGAGATGGCGCGCACGTACGGCTGGGATCGCATCCCCCAGGAGTTCCGCAACCTCACCGACGGCGTGATGGTGCCCTTCTGGTCCACGGTGGTGATGATCACCCTCTTCGTGGTGCCCTTCCTCTCCATGCGGCTGTTCGCGGAGGAGAAGCGCAACAAGACGTTCGAGCTGCTGATGACGGCGCCCGTGCGGCCCGTGGAGATCGTCCTGGGCAAGTACCTCGGCGGCCTGGGCATCATCACCACCACCCTGGGGCTCACCATCTTCTTCCCGGTGCTGCTCACCGTCTTCGGACAGGCGGACTCCGGCAGCGCGCTCGAGTGGGGCACGGTGCTGCTGGGCTACGGCGGGCTGCTGCTGTGGGGCGCCACCTGCATGGCCGTGGGCATGTTCATCTCCTCGCTGACGGAGAGCCAGATGGTGGCCGCGCTCGTCACCTTCGCGGTGCTGCTGCCGTGGATGCTGCTGCAGGGCCTGGCCCAGGCCACCGAGGAGCCCGTGCGCTCCTTCATCAACTACCTGTCCTTCGGCGCGCAGCTGCAGGGCCTCATGCGCGGCGTGTTGGACCTCAAGGCGCTCGTCTTCTTCTTCTCCGTCATCTTCTTCTCGCTGCTGCTCAGCCACCGCACGGTGGAAGCACAGCGCTGGGCCTGA
- a CDS encoding M20/M25/M40 family metallo-hydrolase — translation MKNRVAAAGVIGLLGAMPVAAQEPRPDQLRFRELYKELVETNTTLSSGSCTLAAERMGARLKAAGYADSQLTYFSVPDHPKEGGLVAVLPGTSKTAKPILLLAHIDVVDARRSDWQRDPFTLIEENGYFYARGATDDKAMASIWVELMVRLKQEGAKPKRTVKLALTCGEETTDAFNGAQWLAQNRPDLLAAEFALNEGGGGRTDGKGKLLVQNIQVGEKAVQNYRLETMNPGGHSSMPVRDNAIYELADALAKIRDHEFPIQLNDTTRAFFAKAGAARGGEMGQAMVAIAANPNDTAAEAVLNRDRTFHSLLRTTCVATLLEGGHANNALPQHAGANINCRIFPGNTVEATQAALEQAIGNPKVKVTLVAPIRPLAKSPPLDPKVIGPMEKLAAKYYPGVPVIPSMSTGASDSVFLNAIGIPVYGVPGLWLDPDANGAHGLNERMEVRALYTGRDYLTELVKTYANAS, via the coding sequence ATGAAGAATCGGGTGGCGGCAGCTGGGGTGATCGGCCTGCTTGGGGCAATGCCGGTGGCGGCGCAGGAGCCGCGCCCGGACCAACTGAGGTTTCGCGAACTCTACAAGGAGCTGGTGGAGACCAACACCACGCTCTCTTCCGGCAGTTGTACCCTCGCCGCTGAGCGCATGGGCGCCCGCCTGAAGGCCGCCGGTTATGCGGATTCCCAGCTCACCTATTTCTCGGTGCCTGATCATCCCAAGGAGGGCGGGCTGGTGGCGGTGCTGCCCGGCACCTCCAAGACGGCAAAGCCCATCCTGCTGCTGGCCCACATCGACGTGGTGGACGCCAGGCGCTCGGATTGGCAGCGCGATCCATTCACTCTCATCGAAGAGAATGGCTATTTCTACGCGCGCGGCGCCACGGACGATAAGGCCATGGCCTCGATCTGGGTTGAGCTGATGGTCCGCCTGAAGCAGGAAGGCGCGAAGCCCAAGCGGACGGTGAAGCTCGCGCTCACCTGCGGCGAGGAGACCACCGATGCCTTCAACGGCGCACAATGGCTGGCGCAGAACCGCCCCGACCTGCTCGCCGCCGAGTTCGCGCTGAACGAAGGTGGCGGCGGCCGTACCGACGGAAAGGGCAAGCTGCTCGTCCAGAATATCCAGGTCGGTGAGAAGGCGGTTCAGAACTATCGGCTGGAGACGATGAACCCGGGCGGCCACAGCTCCATGCCCGTTCGCGACAATGCCATCTACGAGCTCGCCGACGCGCTGGCGAAGATCCGCGACCATGAATTCCCGATCCAGCTGAACGACACGACCCGAGCCTTCTTCGCCAAGGCGGGCGCGGCTCGGGGCGGCGAGATGGGCCAGGCGATGGTGGCGATCGCCGCCAATCCGAACGACACGGCGGCCGAAGCGGTGTTGAATCGCGATCGCACCTTTCATTCCTTGCTGCGTACGACGTGCGTGGCCACGCTGCTGGAGGGCGGGCACGCCAACAATGCGCTTCCGCAGCATGCTGGAGCGAACATCAATTGCCGGATCTTCCCCGGCAACACGGTCGAAGCGACGCAGGCGGCGCTCGAACAGGCCATCGGTAATCCCAAGGTGAAGGTCACGCTGGTGGCGCCGATCCGGCCGCTGGCGAAGTCGCCGCCGCTCGATCCGAAGGTGATCGGCCCGATGGAGAAGCTGGCGGCCAAATACTACCCCGGCGTGCCGGTGATTCCCTCCATGTCGACGGGCGCCTCGGACAGCGTCTTCCTCAACGCGATCGGCATTCCTGTCTATGGCGTGCCGGGGCTCTGGCTTGATCCGGACGCCAACGGCGCGCATGGTCTCAACGAGCGCATGGAGGTACGAGCGCTCTACACGGGTCGCGACTATCTGACGGAGCTGGTGAAGACCTACGCCAACGCCAGCTGA
- a CDS encoding TPM domain-containing protein, with translation MGITCLILAFVVVGTLSNINGLFTTREEHRRREEERRRRRSPRSAGFYVVMLLLMCAGWAMRKYVEYAGIYDSVSTPPASKPQRAASASSVPAPSGPPRQGRPAHLRGKMPDGCELLPLQEAATLLGRPLVYESFTLLHNRDTEVHCVYAERLTRYPVKPRYEVKLWVVPSRSRDEDFTGMGALIPGAPGQMRSASMNGAGVDKGMRVAALSPHRLKLISMVALRDVKGDRAKREAEELAVARQIVTLLLERAAGLSPEEINRLAADRNQPRTGILSMLTSGYRDVVTEGFLPPERGWHAIYEPIYTLRARFGTRVKVVAFDEKKGLGGADPEELAQAVERTFEVGRGDTSPRRDGALVVVDLATHRAWFFFGPGAPPLTLGKGRPFPSEWNGRDLKGRGQGIATRLRALAAAYTRAYEKQGITGPPAEPRALSASGVPGP, from the coding sequence ATGGGAATCACGTGTCTCATCCTGGCGTTCGTGGTCGTTGGCACTCTCTCGAACATCAACGGTCTCTTCACGACCCGGGAAGAGCACAGAAGACGAGAAGAGGAGCGGCGGCGGCGCCGTTCCCCCCGCTCGGCTGGTTTCTACGTCGTCATGCTGCTGCTCATGTGCGCCGGATGGGCCATGCGCAAGTACGTGGAGTACGCGGGCATCTATGACTCCGTCTCCACCCCTCCAGCGTCCAAGCCCCAGCGGGCGGCGAGCGCGTCGAGCGTTCCCGCGCCGTCAGGGCCACCGCGGCAAGGCCGTCCCGCCCACCTGCGGGGGAAGATGCCGGATGGGTGCGAGCTCCTGCCGCTCCAAGAAGCCGCGACCCTCCTGGGACGCCCACTGGTGTACGAGTCGTTCACTCTGCTCCACAACCGCGACACCGAGGTGCACTGTGTCTATGCCGAGCGCCTCACCCGCTACCCCGTCAAGCCGCGCTACGAGGTGAAGCTCTGGGTGGTGCCGTCCCGCTCGCGCGACGAAGACTTCACCGGCATGGGAGCGCTCATCCCCGGAGCTCCGGGGCAGATGCGCTCGGCGTCGATGAATGGCGCGGGCGTGGACAAGGGCATGCGGGTGGCGGCCCTCAGTCCTCATCGGCTGAAACTCATCTCCATGGTGGCGCTCCGGGACGTCAAGGGTGACAGGGCGAAGCGGGAGGCGGAGGAACTGGCCGTGGCGCGCCAGATCGTCACCCTCCTGTTGGAGCGCGCCGCGGGGCTCTCCCCGGAGGAGATCAACCGCCTCGCCGCGGATCGGAATCAACCGCGCACGGGGATTCTGTCGATGCTCACCAGCGGGTACCGGGACGTCGTCACCGAGGGCTTCCTGCCCCCGGAGCGGGGGTGGCACGCTATCTACGAGCCCATCTACACGCTGCGCGCGCGCTTCGGCACGCGGGTGAAGGTCGTCGCGTTCGACGAGAAGAAGGGCCTCGGGGGCGCCGATCCCGAGGAGCTGGCCCAGGCCGTGGAGCGCACCTTCGAGGTGGGCCGTGGCGACACCAGCCCCCGGCGCGACGGCGCGCTGGTCGTCGTCGACCTGGCCACCCACCGCGCCTGGTTCTTCTTCGGCCCGGGTGCGCCGCCCCTCACCCTGGGCAAGGGCCGCCCCTTTCCGAGCGAGTGGAATGGGCGGGACCTCAAGGGCCGGGGGCAAGGCATCGCCACGCGTCTGCGGGCGCTCGCGGCGGCCTATACGCGGGCCTACGAGAAGCAGGGCATCACCGGACCCCCGGCGGAACCGCGGGCGCTCTCTGCCTCCGGCGTACCCGGCCCGTAA
- a CDS encoding GldG family protein has translation MKASNIGKILGGFGLLLLFSSPFTLFFSSGSFAIAAVKVVAGLVLLGLYFATNFQQFGQFASRRSSFFFGSTALTLLLTLGALVAINYIAHKKNVRWDLTEQKIFTLSPQTMSTLQGLREPVRAIGFIPTDHPAYEALQVTFDRYHAEAPDKFDYSFKDPRRYPDLASKYDLHEGQITVVLTRGEGASESHTSLNIISEQELTNALIKLTRTSEQKVYFVVGHGEWPLNQPMPMPGQRGRTTSLSEMKQQLTQEGYVTQELNLAGGTTVPRDAALVIVAGAKGRFSPSEVESLRQYLSAGGRLIYFAEAYGEPGPDLSALLTEYGVGIDPGVVADAQFNSGSPYVVLSLFYGQHEISLPLKQRELNIEFPTSRALNVLTQGLAEGVKVVPVVSTSPFGWVELTPDDKPEPGVGERTGQIPLVTASTRGTSGAPDKRSDEARLVVVGDSELLMDSNWGHEGNRNLVMNALGWSTNQEDKVTIRPPDRAASTLQLDADMLNRIRFVSTDVLPLSLLGVGLAIWLSRRNK, from the coding sequence ATGAAAGCGTCCAACATCGGCAAGATCCTGGGTGGCTTCGGGCTGCTGCTGCTGTTCTCCAGCCCCTTCACCCTCTTCTTCTCCTCGGGCTCCTTCGCCATCGCCGCCGTCAAGGTGGTGGCCGGGCTGGTGCTCCTGGGCCTCTACTTCGCCACGAACTTCCAGCAGTTCGGCCAGTTCGCCTCGCGGCGCTCCAGCTTCTTCTTCGGCAGCACCGCGCTCACGCTGCTGCTGACGCTGGGCGCCCTGGTGGCCATCAACTACATCGCCCACAAGAAGAACGTGCGCTGGGATCTGACGGAGCAGAAGATCTTCACGCTCTCGCCCCAGACGATGAGCACGCTCCAGGGCCTGCGCGAGCCGGTGCGCGCCATCGGCTTCATCCCCACGGACCACCCCGCCTACGAGGCCCTGCAGGTCACCTTCGACCGCTACCACGCGGAGGCTCCGGACAAGTTCGACTACTCCTTCAAGGATCCGCGCCGCTATCCGGACCTGGCCTCCAAGTACGACCTGCACGAGGGCCAGATCACCGTGGTGCTCACGCGCGGCGAGGGAGCCAGCGAGTCCCATACCTCGCTCAACATCATCAGCGAGCAGGAGCTCACCAACGCTCTCATCAAGCTCACCCGGACGAGCGAGCAGAAGGTGTACTTCGTGGTGGGCCACGGCGAGTGGCCGCTCAATCAGCCCATGCCCATGCCCGGCCAGCGCGGCCGGACGACGAGCCTCTCGGAGATGAAGCAGCAGCTCACCCAGGAGGGCTACGTCACCCAGGAGCTCAACCTCGCGGGTGGCACCACGGTGCCCCGGGATGCCGCGCTGGTGATCGTCGCGGGTGCCAAGGGGCGCTTCAGCCCCTCCGAGGTGGAGTCGCTGCGTCAGTACCTGTCCGCGGGCGGACGCCTGATCTACTTCGCCGAGGCCTATGGAGAGCCCGGCCCGGACCTGTCCGCCCTGCTCACCGAGTACGGCGTGGGAATCGACCCGGGCGTGGTCGCCGATGCGCAGTTCAACAGCGGCAGCCCCTACGTCGTGCTCTCGCTGTTCTACGGCCAGCACGAGATCTCCCTGCCCCTCAAGCAGCGGGAGCTCAACATCGAGTTCCCCACCTCCCGTGCCCTCAACGTGCTGACCCAGGGGCTGGCCGAGGGCGTGAAGGTGGTGCCGGTCGTCAGCACCTCGCCCTTCGGCTGGGTGGAGCTGACGCCCGACGACAAGCCGGAGCCCGGCGTGGGCGAGCGCACCGGCCAGATTCCCCTGGTGACGGCCAGCACGCGCGGCACCTCGGGGGCGCCGGACAAGCGCTCCGACGAGGCGCGGCTCGTGGTGGTGGGTGACTCGGAGCTGCTCATGGACTCCAACTGGGGCCACGAGGGCAACCGCAACCTGGTGATGAACGCGCTCGGCTGGAGCACCAACCAGGAGGACAAGGTCACCATCCGTCCTCCGGACCGCGCGGCCTCCACCCTCCAGCTGGATGCGGACATGCTCAACCGCATCCGTTTCGTGTCCACCGACGTCCTGCCCCTGTCGCTGCTCGGCGTGGGCCTGGCCATCTGGCTCTCGAGGCGCAACAAGTGA